In the Chroococcidiopsis sp. SAG 2025 genome, one interval contains:
- a CDS encoding ABC transporter permease produces the protein MAVATLTADKLRSSLTMLGIVIGNASVIAMVGIGQGAQNYTLNKLDSFGPNRLLVFSSRDDSEGFISEQRGLVLSDAEAVKKQASAVKSAAPVIENNLLISYRNNQTYTQVKGTTPALREIRNLIVDRGRFFDTSLMRQSSPVVVLGAELAEKLFDRENPIGKDIQIKNTSFQVIAVMTAKGSFAGENEDNVAYIPITTMATQIDGRRSAFGTPISHIQVAAKDKHNVRVAAFQITNLLTRLHGRKDFVVVANKSFQELVSQVTGVLSLMLGAIAGVSLFVGGVGIMNIMLVSVTERTPEIGLRKAIGATPQAILAQFLVESIILSVSGGLIGTAIGISGVAIVGVLTPLQPSVPIAAIALAVGISGGVGLIFGVVPARRAAQLDPIIALKNS, from the coding sequence ATGGCAGTTGCTACTCTGACGGCTGATAAGCTGCGGAGCAGCTTAACTATGTTGGGAATTGTTATCGGTAATGCTTCTGTGATTGCAATGGTAGGCATAGGACAGGGAGCGCAGAACTACACTCTTAACAAACTCGATTCTTTCGGACCAAATCGACTGTTGGTGTTTTCTAGTCGTGATGATTCAGAAGGATTTATTTCCGAACAACGAGGGCTAGTACTATCGGATGCAGAAGCAGTAAAAAAACAAGCATCAGCGGTTAAGTCAGCGGCTCCAGTCATTGAAAATAACTTATTAATTTCTTACCGCAACAATCAAACTTATACTCAAGTCAAAGGAACAACACCAGCACTACGGGAGATTAGAAATCTTATTGTCGATCGCGGTCGATTCTTTGATACTTCTTTAATGCGTCAAAGTTCTCCCGTTGTCGTTCTGGGTGCAGAATTAGCAGAAAAACTATTCGACCGAGAAAACCCAATTGGCAAAGATATCCAGATCAAAAATACTAGCTTTCAGGTGATTGCAGTCATGACAGCTAAGGGTTCTTTTGCCGGAGAAAATGAAGATAATGTTGCCTACATTCCCATTACGACAATGGCAACTCAAATTGATGGCAGAAGATCGGCGTTCGGAACTCCGATCAGCCACATTCAAGTCGCAGCAAAAGATAAACACAACGTGCGAGTTGCAGCTTTTCAAATTACTAACTTACTAACGCGATTGCACGGTAGAAAAGACTTTGTAGTCGTCGCTAACAAATCTTTTCAAGAATTAGTCTCGCAGGTGACAGGAGTGCTATCGCTGATGCTGGGAGCGATCGCAGGTGTATCTCTGTTTGTTGGCGGCGTAGGCATCATGAATATCATGCTGGTGTCAGTTACCGAACGCACGCCAGAAATTGGCTTGCGCAAAGCAATTGGAGCAACTCCCCAAGCAATTTTGGCACAATTTTTAGTCGAATCAATTATTCTCTCAGTCTCAGGTGGCTTAATCGGTACGGCGATCGGTATCAGTGGTGTGGCGATCGTTGGCGTATTAACCCCACTCCAACCCAGCGTTCCCATCGCCGCGATCGCCCTAGCTGTAGGAATTTCTGGTGGTGTCGGACTCATATTTGGCGTAGTTCCCGCCCGTCGCGCCGCTCAACTCGACCCGATTATCGCCCTGAAAAATAGTTAA
- a CDS encoding ABC transporter ATP-binding protein, whose product MTNLKTITKPVIVRLENISKIYGFGETEVRALVDVNLIVEQGEYCSIMGASGSGKSTAMNMIGCLDRPTSGHYYLDNLDVAQLDDADLAHIRNLKIGFVFQQFHLLPQLSALENVMLPMVYAGIKPAERRDRATAALKRVGLENRLHNKPNQLSGGQQQRVAIARAIVNQPVLLLADEPTGALDSRTTQEVLQIFGELNASGITIIMVTHEPDVAKQTHRIIWFRDGQVIHSHLTPDDIGQVAAS is encoded by the coding sequence ATGACTAATCTAAAAACTATTACTAAACCAGTTATCGTCCGCTTGGAAAATATCTCTAAGATTTATGGTTTTGGAGAAACAGAGGTGCGGGCGCTAGTCGATGTCAATTTAATTGTGGAACAAGGCGAATATTGTTCGATTATGGGCGCGTCTGGTTCTGGTAAGTCTACAGCGATGAATATGATTGGCTGTCTCGATCGCCCGACTAGCGGACACTACTATTTAGATAATTTGGATGTCGCTCAGTTAGATGATGCTGACTTAGCACATATTCGCAATCTCAAAATTGGCTTTGTCTTCCAACAGTTTCATCTGTTACCCCAACTCAGCGCTCTAGAAAATGTGATGCTACCGATGGTTTACGCTGGGATCAAACCAGCCGAACGTCGCGATCGCGCTACAGCAGCACTCAAGCGCGTTGGTTTAGAAAATCGTCTGCACAATAAGCCCAATCAACTTTCTGGCGGACAACAACAAAGGGTAGCAATTGCCAGGGCGATCGTGAATCAACCAGTTTTGCTCCTAGCAGATGAACCGACTGGCGCTCTCGATTCTCGTACCACCCAAGAAGTCTTGCAGATATTTGGCGAACTCAATGCTAGTGGGATCACGATTATTATGGTGACGCACGAACCAGATGTAGCAAAGCAAACTCACCGAATTATTTGGTTTCGCGACGGTCAAGTCATTCACTCGCACCTGACTCCCGATGATATCGGTCAAGTTGCAGCTTCTTAG
- a CDS encoding orange carotenoid protein N-terminal domain-containing protein yields MTSSFNPDRSQALSAETQNIIKAFDALDTDAKLAWFYLVYKKMGDSITPAAPTAAEPELAPRLLGDYYELSDDEQLAIMRQIVNKENTDYSHAYGALKENNQLMVWYAWAQAMGDTVVGMPSSYQASEPIKNLLSQTEGLEFEDQISIFRTISSNMGYTDIKPIETQAQTGKTSSL; encoded by the coding sequence ATGACATCAAGCTTCAATCCAGATCGGTCTCAAGCGCTTTCTGCCGAGACTCAAAACATCATAAAAGCTTTTGATGCCTTAGACACCGACGCTAAGTTGGCTTGGTTTTATTTGGTTTACAAAAAGATGGGAGATTCAATCACTCCAGCTGCACCAACTGCTGCCGAACCTGAACTAGCACCAAGATTGCTAGGAGACTATTACGAATTGTCAGACGACGAGCAACTTGCAATTATGCGGCAAATTGTCAACAAAGAAAATACAGACTATTCTCACGCCTACGGTGCGTTGAAAGAAAATAATCAACTGATGGTTTGGTATGCTTGGGCGCAAGCTATGGGCGATACTGTTGTCGGAATGCCTTCAAGCTATCAAGCATCTGAACCAATTAAAAATTTACTTTCCCAAACTGAAGGACTCGAATTTGAAGATCAGATTTCCATTTTCCGCACAATTTCAAGTAATATGGGTTACACAGATATTAAGCCTATAGAAACACAAGCTCAAACAGGCAAAACTTCTAGTCTTTAA